A genomic stretch from Helianthus annuus cultivar XRQ/B chromosome 1, HanXRQr2.0-SUNRISE, whole genome shotgun sequence includes:
- the LOC110877628 gene encoding uncharacterized protein LOC110877628, giving the protein MTAKSKFSARIMHAKLPLKLKIPTTVKKYDGTTDPDDHMFDFDAAARVEQWPMPAWCFMFAQTLTGAARVWFDALNEGEINNFEEFRGLFLQNFSQQRHYSKEITEVHNIQRKDGESLDSFIDRFNQESMQISGVVDQLRISGFCHGVRNNQLVEKLHENLPKTMEVLMERARAFAQGKKACNPAPESDHKMSSWKKNGGSVFDKTPSGNDCWSLKQEIEKAVRPGKLSHLVKEVKEGKSSGNSADNPNNQPAICMIRKVDNQGIKRSDHHMAAWMQQTIAFPPITPGEIQDGPIIVSAIIAGHKVRRIYVDSGSATEIMYQQCFQQLAPQTKAKLIQVSMPLVSFSGEVVQPIGQITLPTTLGAGNLVRTVNLTYLAVGARSIHNVILGRPVMCAFGIISCTIHGSLKFPTEAGVATLHSESTMCVAEIRQSKGNVQPPALLTEEWAIHPHFPEHKIAVGAQLPERTKKRLRKLLSSLLDVFAWQTSDMVGVPGVWPNTS; this is encoded by the exons ATGACTGCTAAGTCCAAATTCAGTGCTCGCATCATGCACGCAAAGCTCCCTCTGAAGCTCAAAATACCTACCACAGTAAAGAAATATGACGGTACAACTGATCCGGATGATCACATGTTTGACTTCGATGCGGCTGCACGAGTAGAACAATGGCCGATGCCGGCATGGTGCTTCATGTTCGCACAAACGCTAACCGGGGCTGCTCGGGTGTGGTTTGATGCGTTGAACGAAGGAGAAATCAACAACTTTGAGGAATTCAGAGGGCTATTCCTCCAGAACTTTAGCCAACAACGACACTACTCCAAAGAAATCACCGAAGTTCACAACATCCAGAGAAAAGATGGGGAATCTTTGGATAGCTTCATCGACCGATTCAATCAAGAAAGTATGCAGATCAGCGGGGTAGTTGACCAGTTAAGGATCTCTGGATTCTGTCACGGCGTACGGAATAACCAACTGGTCGAAAAATTACACGAAAATCTCCCGAAGACAATGGAAGTACTCATGGAGCGAGCCAGAGCTTTCGCTCAGGGGAAAAAAGCATGTAATCCAGCACCAGAGTCAGATCATAAGATGTCCTCCTGGAAGAAAAATGGTGGGTCTGTATTCGATAAAACTCCGTCCGGAA ACGATTGCTGGTCCCTAAAGCAAGAAATAGAAAAAGCAGTGCGACCTGGTAAGCTGTCACATTTGGTAAAAGAAGTAAAAGAAGGAAAATCTTCAGGGAATTCGGCAGATAATCCGAACAACCAACCAGCAATCTGCATGATCAGAAAGGTAGATAACCAAGGCATTAAGCGATCCGATCATCACATGGCTGCTTGGATGCAACAAACGATCGCTTTCCCTCCAATTACCCCTGGAGAAATCCAGGACGGACCAATCATAGTGTCTGCGATAATAGCAGGCCACAAGGTCCGGAGGATATATGTTGACAGCGGAAGTGCCACTGAGATCATGTACCAACAGTGTTTCCAACAATTAGCTCCGCAAACCAAAGCAAAACTGATACAAGTCTCTATGCCATTGGTAAGCTTCTCCGGAGAGGTGGTACAGCCAATTGGACAGATCACTCTACCAACAACATTGGGAGCCGGAAACCTGGTCAGAACCGTAAACTTGACATACCTAGCGGTGGGAGCAAGGTCCATCCACAACGTCATACTTGGAAGACCAGTGATGTGCGCTTTCGGTATTATCAGCTGTACCATTCATGGGTCATTAAAGTTTCCCACCGAAGCAGGAGTAGCAACTTTGCACTCCGAATCAACAATGTGCGTAGCTGAAATACGACAAAGCAAGGGTAATGTACAACCTCCGGCCCTCCTTACGGAGGAGTGGGCTATACATCCACATTTCCCGGAACATAAAATTGCCGTGGGGGCCCAGCTCCCTGAGCGTACCAAAAAACGACTACGGAAACTTCTGTCTAGTTTACTTGATGTGTTTGCATGGCAAACTTCTGACATGGTCGGAGTTCCCGGTGTCTGGCCGAACACAAGTTGA